The following are encoded together in the Rana temporaria chromosome 12, aRanTem1.1, whole genome shotgun sequence genome:
- the LOC120918356 gene encoding putative nuclease HARBI1, translating to MEPFGCALFELKLIQRRRRTRQNVVQIEKRVFRSRTFLDQFTETQVIAKFRLSSPMIHSLYDEIHLALETRTRRSNAVPGLVRFLAVLHFLGKASYQHVSGEIVGISQPSFSRCLVEVLQALRQLAPKYIHMGKSREERDQIKRGFFDLAGMPNVIGAIDCTHVPLCPPSEQEHIYRNRKAYHSLNIQVICDSNLIIRDVVTGFPGSCHDAHILRQSGIYDTLDKDLENNGWLLGSGVPSLSAEITKRMKAPITDKELAMAIESSKLGNAPGPDGLNLAYYKTFQDVLSPYFLRTYNSISANYKLIEDDLKAHIMVIPKQDKDKTQCGNYRPIALLNAD from the exons ATGGAACCATTTGGATGTGCTCTATTTGAACTGAAACTGATCCAGAGGCGAAGAAGGACACGTCAGAATGTCGTTCAGATAGAGAAACGTGTATTCCGTTCACGTACCTTTTTGGATCAATTTACTGAAACCCAGGTGATAGCCAAATTCAGATTATCCTCTCCCATGATACATTCCCTGTATGATGAAATACACTTGGCCCTAGAAACACGCACGCGGAGAAGTAATGCAGTACCAGGTCTTGTGCGTTTTTTGGCAGTACTTCATTTTTTAGGAAAGGCCTCATACCAACATGTCAGTGGTGAGATTGTTGGCATCTCACAACCCAGTTTTTCCCGCTGCTTGGTGGAGGTCCTGCAAGCACTGCGACAACTTGCTCCAAAATACATACACATGGGCAAGTCACGTGAAGAGCGGGATCAAATTAAACGTGGTTTTTTTGACCTAGCAGGAATGCCCAATGTCATTGGGgcaatagactgcacccatgtgccaTTATGTCCCCCATCAGAACAGGAGCACATCTACCGAAACCGTAAGGCTTACCATTCACTCAACATCCAGGTGATCTGTGATTCAAACCTCATAATCCGTGATGTTGTCACCGGCTTTCCAGGATCCTGTCATGATGCCCATATATTGCGCCAATCGGGAATATATGATACTCTGGACAAGGACTTAGAAAATAATGGATGGCTGCTGG GTTCAGGTGTGCCCTCCCTCTCGGCAGAGATAACCAAGAGAATGAAAGCACCTATAACAGATAAAGAATTGGCCATGGCAATAGAATCCTCTAAATTAGGGAATgcccctggcccagatgggcTAAATCTTGCCTATTACAAAACTTTTCAGGATGTTCTATCTCCATATTTTCTACGTACCTATAATTCTATTTCAGCTAATTATAAGTTAATAGAGGATGATTTGAAGGCTCATATTATGGTCATCCCTAAGCAGGACAAAGACAAAACTCAATGTGGGAATTATCGTCCCATAGCACTCTTAAATGCTgattaa